From the Desulfosarcina sp. BuS5 genome, one window contains:
- the nifJ gene encoding pyruvate:ferredoxin (flavodoxin) oxidoreductase, translating into MAKTMKTIDGVAASAHVAYAMSDVSNIYPITPSSGIGELCDEWAANGLKNIFGQTLLVRQLQSEAGASAALHGALAAGALTSTFTASQGLLLMIPSMYKISGELLPGVFHVTARAISTHALSIFGDHQDVMAVRQTGFGLLSSASVQEVIDLGLVAHLSSIESSVPFVHFFDGFRTSHEIQKVEMIDYDDMARLTNMDAVEKFRQRAVNPERPQIRGTAQNPDIYFQGRETVNPYYDKIPAIVSEEMRKVGELTGRKYKLFDYVGDPDAERVIISMGSSCETIEEVVNYMTDKGESVGLVKVRLYRPFSTEHLFAAIPATATSLTVLDRTKEPGALGDPLYTDVCTAYMERGEMPTIVSGRYGLGSKEFNPGMVKAVFDNMKSAGPKNHFTVGIIDDVSNTSLDVEEGFNVAPEGTIQCKFWGLGADGTVGANKSAIKIIGDYTDMYAQGFFAYDSKKSGGVTMSHLRFGKTPIQSTYLINSADYIACHNPSYVNVYDLLEGIKDGGIFLLNSSWTADDMETRLPSGMRQEIARKKLKFYNIDAVKIAAEIGLGGRINMIMQTVFFKLANVIPVDDAIDYLKDQIKKMFGKKGDKIVNMNFAAVDNALDNLVEINYPESWAEAALTQEPSAEVPEFVSKVMNPMLAQQGDKLPVSCFSDDGLFPVATSQYEKRGVSINVPEWVPDNCIQCNQCAMVCPHAAIRPVLLTEDELSDVPSGFETVKALGKDLKGYYFRMQVNALDCLGCGNCADICPAKKPALVMKPLDTQTEIQVPNHQYSLKLPVRDNLVKRNSVKGSQFQQPLLEFSGACAGCGETPYTKLLTQLFGERMVIGNATGCTSIWGGSAPAIPYCVNKDGHGPSWGSSLFEDPAEFTYGMLLGDLQLRRKLADMIGEALNSEISQNIKDAMQGWLDNMKDPAGSKKYGDQLKELLPSAKGNGLLSEILSMSRLFTKRSYWVFLGDGSAYDIAFGGIDHVLAAGEDINIMIYDTEVYSNTGGQSSKATPTGSVAKFAASGKKTCKKDMGAMAMTYGYVYVANVAMGANKQQLVKAFVEAESYDGPSIIMGYAPCINHGIKKGMGKSQEEEKLAVQCGYWPLYRYNPVLKAEGKNPFILDSKAPDGTLQEFLAGEVRYASLQKSFPEESKRLTAKLEEEYNERYEALKLLADPMSISKTNEGEGE; encoded by the coding sequence ATGGCAAAAACTATGAAAACAATCGACGGAGTTGCAGCATCGGCACATGTAGCATATGCCATGAGCGATGTATCTAATATCTATCCAATCACTCCATCATCGGGCATTGGTGAATTGTGTGATGAATGGGCGGCCAATGGACTTAAAAATATATTCGGGCAGACCCTGCTGGTACGCCAGCTTCAGTCCGAAGCCGGCGCATCAGCGGCACTGCATGGCGCCTTAGCTGCCGGAGCCTTGACCTCTACGTTTACTGCTTCCCAGGGACTGCTCCTGATGATTCCAAGTATGTATAAAATCTCAGGCGAGCTTCTCCCAGGAGTTTTTCATGTTACTGCCAGGGCAATTTCCACGCATGCGCTTTCCATTTTTGGAGATCACCAGGATGTTATGGCGGTCAGGCAGACCGGTTTCGGCCTTTTATCTTCCGCATCGGTTCAGGAAGTAATAGATCTGGGGCTGGTTGCTCATTTATCCTCAATTGAATCTTCGGTTCCTTTTGTGCATTTTTTTGACGGGTTCCGCACATCCCATGAGATTCAAAAGGTGGAAATGATAGATTATGATGATATGGCCAGGCTGACCAATATGGACGCGGTTGAAAAATTTCGTCAAAGGGCCGTAAACCCGGAAAGGCCGCAGATAAGGGGGACAGCACAAAATCCGGACATATATTTTCAGGGCAGAGAGACTGTTAACCCGTATTATGATAAGATTCCCGCCATTGTATCGGAAGAGATGAGAAAGGTCGGTGAGCTTACCGGCCGCAAATATAAGCTGTTCGATTATGTGGGTGATCCTGATGCGGAAAGAGTTATAATTTCAATGGGCTCTTCCTGTGAAACAATCGAAGAGGTTGTAAATTATATGACCGACAAGGGAGAGAGCGTCGGGCTTGTCAAGGTTCGTCTTTATCGTCCTTTCTCAACAGAACACCTTTTTGCAGCTATTCCTGCAACTGCCACAAGCCTCACCGTTTTAGACCGGACCAAAGAACCCGGAGCTCTTGGCGATCCCTTATATACGGATGTTTGTACTGCCTATATGGAACGTGGTGAAATGCCGACAATTGTTAGCGGCCGGTATGGGCTTGGATCCAAGGAATTCAACCCGGGCATGGTAAAAGCTGTTTTTGATAACATGAAATCTGCAGGCCCCAAAAATCATTTTACAGTAGGTATTATTGATGATGTTTCTAATACTTCTCTTGATGTGGAAGAAGGTTTTAATGTTGCGCCGGAAGGTACAATCCAGTGCAAATTCTGGGGCCTGGGGGCTGATGGAACAGTAGGCGCTAATAAGAGCGCTATTAAAATTATCGGCGATTATACAGATATGTATGCCCAGGGTTTTTTTGCATATGATTCCAAGAAATCGGGCGGTGTTACCATGTCGCATTTACGTTTTGGCAAAACCCCGATTCAATCTACTTATCTTATAAATTCCGCAGATTACATAGCCTGCCATAATCCAAGCTATGTTAATGTTTATGATCTTCTGGAGGGGATCAAAGATGGAGGAATTTTTTTGCTCAACTCTTCATGGACGGCAGATGATATGGAGACCAGGCTGCCTTCCGGGATGCGGCAGGAAATTGCAAGAAAAAAACTTAAATTTTATAATATTGATGCTGTAAAAATCGCAGCCGAAATCGGTCTTGGAGGCAGGATCAATATGATCATGCAGACCGTCTTTTTTAAACTTGCAAATGTTATTCCTGTTGACGATGCCATCGATTATTTAAAAGATCAGATCAAGAAGATGTTCGGGAAAAAGGGTGACAAGATCGTTAATATGAACTTTGCAGCCGTAGATAATGCCCTGGATAATCTTGTTGAAATTAATTATCCTGAATCATGGGCGGAAGCTGCTTTGACACAAGAGCCTTCTGCAGAGGTGCCGGAGTTTGTAAGCAAAGTAATGAATCCGATGCTGGCTCAACAGGGCGACAAGCTTCCTGTAAGCTGCTTTTCAGACGATGGCCTTTTCCCTGTGGCTACATCACAGTATGAAAAACGCGGTGTATCAATTAATGTTCCCGAATGGGTTCCGGATAACTGTATTCAGTGCAACCAGTGCGCAATGGTTTGTCCCCACGCAGCCATACGTCCGGTTCTTCTTACCGAAGATGAACTGTCTGATGTTCCTTCCGGTTTTGAAACAGTCAAGGCGCTCGGCAAGGATCTCAAGGGCTATTACTTCCGCATGCAGGTAAATGCTCTTGATTGCCTGGGCTGCGGGAATTGCGCTGATATCTGTCCTGCAAAAAAACCGGCTCTGGTTATGAAACCACTCGATACCCAGACGGAAATTCAGGTGCCGAATCATCAATATTCACTTAAACTGCCCGTGCGTGATAATCTTGTCAAGCGGAACTCTGTCAAGGGAAGCCAGTTTCAGCAGCCCTTACTCGAATTCTCAGGTGCCTGCGCAGGATGCGGCGAAACGCCATATACAAAGCTTTTAACCCAGCTTTTTGGGGAACGAATGGTAATAGGGAATGCCACCGGATGTACTTCAATCTGGGGCGGAAGCGCTCCGGCTATTCCGTATTGCGTTAATAAAGATGGTCACGGTCCTAGCTGGGGGAGTTCTCTGTTTGAAGACCCCGCTGAATTTACCTATGGTATGCTTTTGGGTGATCTGCAGCTCCGAAGAAAACTTGCTGATATGATAGGTGAAGCTTTAAATTCTGAAATTTCCCAAAATATTAAGGATGCCATGCAGGGCTGGCTGGATAACATGAAGGATCCGGCAGGTTCAAAAAAATATGGGGATCAGCTCAAAGAGCTTTTGCCTTCCGCTAAGGGTAATGGCCTGTTGAGTGAAATATTGAGCATGTCCAGACTCTTTACCAAAAGGTCATACTGGGTCTTTTTAGGGGATGGTTCCGCCTATGACATCGCTTTTGGCGGTATTGATCATGTGCTTGCCGCCGGAGAAGATATTAATATAATGATTTATGATACCGAGGTTTATTCCAATACCGGCGGTCAATCTTCAAAGGCAACTCCCACCGGGTCGGTAGCCAAATTTGCGGCTTCAGGAAAAAAGACCTGTAAAAAAGATATGGGCGCCATGGCAATGACCTATGGTTATGTTTATGTTGCAAATGTTGCCATGGGCGCAAACAAACAACAGCTAGTAAAAGCATTTGTTGAGGCTGAAAGCTATGACGGGCCGTCTATTATCATGGGTTACGCTCCATGTATAAACCATGGAATCAAAAAAGGTATGGGTAAAAGCCAGGAAGAAGAAAAACTCGCTGTTCAGTGCGGGTACTGGCCGTTGTATCGTTATAATCCTGTTCTTAAAGCTGAGGGCAAGAATCCTTTTATACTCGATTCAAAAGCGCCTGACGGCACACTTCAGGAATTTCTGGCGGGAGAGGTGAGGTATGCATCATTACAAAAATCCTTTCCGGAGGAATCAAAGAGACTCACAGCAAAGCTGGAGGAAGAGTATAACGAACGGTATGAAGCCTTAAAGCTGCTTGCTGACCCAATGTCTATTAGTAAGACGAACGAGGGGGAGGGGGAGTAG
- a CDS encoding TusE/DsrC/DsvC family sulfur relay protein, whose translation MAQAEFMGKTFTIDEDGFIESYEEGKCEEWIQYVKQQEGIDELNDEHRKVINMLQDYYEKNGIAPMVRVLSKVTKFKLKHIYELFPSGPGKGACKMAGLPKPTGCV comes from the coding sequence ATGGCACAGGCAGAATTTATGGGTAAAACCTTCACAATAGATGAAGACGGATTCATAGAGAGCTATGAAGAGGGAAAATGTGAAGAATGGATTCAGTACGTAAAACAGCAGGAAGGAATTGATGAACTGAACGATGAGCATCGTAAAGTAATAAATATGTTGCAGGATTATTATGAAAAAAACGGAATTGCTCCCATGGTTAGAGTTCTTTCCAAAGTTACCAAATTTAAGCTGAAACATATTTACGAGCTCTTCCCGTCAGGACCCGGTAAAGGGGCATGTAAAATGGCTGGTCTGCCAAAACCGACCGGATGTGTATAA
- a CDS encoding fumarate hydratase, with protein MVDFTYQEMFPVGQDDTNYDCLTKEHVTSTTFEGKDILKIAGEGLTLLAERAFRDVSHLLRPSHLKLVAKILDDPESSDNDKYVATEMLKNAVISAEGVFPLCQDTGTAVVMGKKGEQVWTGSSDEEALSKGIFNAYLNNNLRYSQNAPITMFDEKNTGCNLPAQIELYAVKGDAYNFLFIAKGGGSANKTYLYQETKAILDPDKLVDFLTEKMRSLGTAACPPYHLAVTIGGTSAEFNLKTVKLASAGYLDKLPTKGSESGHAFRDLEIEAQLLKRSRELGLGAQFGGKYFCLDVRVIRLPRHGASCPIGIGVSCSADRNIKAKITKEGIFLEQLETNPAKYLPATESSDDAIRIDLNKPMDEIRAVLAKYPVSTMLLLSGKIVVGRDIAHAKLKERLDRGEGLPQYLKDHIIYYAGPAKTPPGYASGSFGPTTAGRMDPYVPLFQAQGGSMVMLAKGNRSKEVTESCKKYGGFYLGSIGGPAARLGKECITHIETIEYPELGMEAIYMITVKDFPAFIIVDDKGNDFFETL; from the coding sequence ATGGTAGATTTTACATATCAGGAAATGTTTCCTGTTGGACAGGATGATACGAATTATGATTGCCTGACTAAAGAACATGTTACATCAACCACATTTGAAGGCAAGGATATATTAAAAATTGCCGGTGAAGGTCTCACACTTCTTGCGGAGCGTGCCTTTAGAGATGTTTCTCATTTATTAAGGCCGTCCCATCTGAAGCTGGTTGCCAAAATTCTGGATGACCCTGAGAGTTCGGATAATGACAAATATGTTGCAACCGAAATGCTTAAAAATGCGGTTATATCGGCAGAGGGCGTTTTTCCGTTATGCCAGGATACAGGTACTGCAGTAGTAATGGGGAAAAAAGGTGAGCAGGTCTGGACAGGTTCTTCCGATGAAGAAGCTTTATCAAAAGGAATATTCAATGCCTATTTAAACAATAACCTCCGTTATTCCCAGAATGCTCCCATTACCATGTTTGATGAAAAGAATACCGGATGCAACCTGCCTGCGCAGATTGAATTATACGCCGTAAAAGGTGATGCCTACAATTTCCTGTTTATTGCAAAAGGAGGGGGCTCTGCAAACAAGACCTATCTTTACCAGGAAACAAAGGCGATTCTTGACCCTGACAAGCTGGTTGACTTTCTTACTGAAAAAATGAGGTCACTCGGAACAGCGGCCTGCCCGCCCTATCATCTTGCCGTCACTATCGGCGGGACCTCGGCAGAGTTTAATTTAAAAACAGTAAAACTGGCATCAGCAGGTTATCTTGACAAACTTCCGACAAAAGGGAGCGAGTCAGGTCATGCCTTCAGAGATTTGGAGATTGAAGCTCAGTTGTTAAAAAGATCAAGGGAGCTTGGGCTTGGGGCCCAGTTTGGCGGCAAATATTTTTGCCTTGACGTCAGGGTGATACGTCTTCCAAGGCATGGCGCATCATGTCCGATAGGAATAGGGGTAAGTTGCAGCGCAGACAGAAATATAAAGGCCAAAATTACTAAAGAGGGAATTTTTCTGGAACAGCTCGAAACCAATCCTGCAAAATATTTACCCGCAACAGAATCTTCGGATGATGCGATTCGGATTGATTTAAATAAACCGATGGATGAGATCAGGGCCGTCCTTGCTAAATATCCGGTTTCAACCATGTTGCTTCTTTCAGGTAAAATAGTGGTGGGCAGGGATATTGCCCATGCAAAACTCAAAGAACGTTTGGACAGAGGAGAGGGGTTACCGCAATATCTGAAAGATCACATTATATATTATGCCGGTCCCGCAAAAACACCCCCTGGATATGCTTCAGGTTCATTCGGTCCCACAACTGCCGGGCGGATGGATCCTTATGTGCCCCTTTTTCAGGCGCAAGGCGGCTCCATGGTTATGCTGGCAAAAGGTAATCGCTCAAAGGAAGTAACGGAATCGTGTAAAAAATACGGGGGGTTCTATTTAGGTTCCATAGGAGGGCCCGCGGCCAGACTGGGGAAAGAGTGCATAACGCATATAGAAACTATCGAATATCCCGAACTTGGAATGGAGGCTATCTATATGATTACAGTAAAGGATTTTCCTGCATTTATTATTGTTGACGATAAGGGTAATGATTTTTTTGAGACCCTATAG
- a CDS encoding hydrogenase iron-sulfur subunit encodes MSDWEPKIVSFLCNWCSYGAADLAGVGRMQYPPNIRIIRIPCTGRMSPKFALAALREGADGVWVSGUHPGECHYLEGNYYARRKFSLFTNLMEHMGIEPGRLHFSWISSAESTKFVEVVNEVTKEVKALGPNKRFVIDNAKVA; translated from the coding sequence ATGTCTGATTGGGAACCAAAAATAGTCAGTTTTCTTTGTAACTGGTGCAGTTATGGAGCTGCAGACCTGGCAGGTGTCGGGAGGATGCAGTATCCTCCGAACATACGCATAATCAGAATCCCATGCACCGGGAGGATGAGCCCCAAGTTTGCTCTTGCTGCTTTGCGGGAAGGCGCTGACGGGGTCTGGGTGTCCGGGTGACATCCTGGTGAATGCCATTACCTGGAAGGTAATTACTATGCTCGCAGAAAATTTTCACTTTTTACGAATCTGATGGAACATATGGGTATTGAACCCGGTCGCCTACATTTTTCATGGATCTCTTCGGCTGAATCTACAAAGTTTGTAGAAGTCGTAAATGAGGTTACCAAAGAGGTTAAGGCTCTGGGACCGAATAAACGTTTTGTAATTGACAATGCCAAGGTAGCTTAA
- the ahbA gene encoding siroheme decarboxylase subunit alpha, whose translation MAELDDIDRKILNRIQSDFPITTQPYQDIATELDLTEELVLKRIRQMMSNGTIRRIGGNFVPEKLGFISTLCAAKVPDERIESFSMHVNKYPGVTHNYQRDNDYNIWFTFIAPTMDEIKNKLKAISKETGIKEIINLPATKVFKIKAHFDL comes from the coding sequence ATGGCCGAATTGGATGATATAGACAGAAAAATCCTCAATCGCATTCAGTCAGATTTTCCTATTACCACACAGCCCTATCAGGATATTGCCACAGAACTGGATCTTACGGAAGAGCTTGTGCTGAAAAGAATCAGACAAATGATGTCAAACGGAACAATACGGCGCATTGGAGGCAACTTTGTTCCTGAAAAATTGGGGTTTATTAGTACTTTGTGTGCTGCAAAGGTTCCTGATGAGAGGATAGAATCATTCAGCATGCATGTCAATAAGTATCCTGGAGTAACGCACAACTATCAGCGGGATAATGATTATAATATATGGTTTACATTTATAGCCCCAACTATGGATGAAATAAAAAACAAACTTAAGGCAATATCCAAAGAAACAGGAATTAAGGAAATAATCAACCTGCCTGCTACAAAAGTTTTTAAGATAAAGGCGCATTTTGATTTGTAG
- a CDS encoding response regulator, with amino-acid sequence MKVKVLLLDDIFSSLFRDKFSANQLVWDDNWVASIEDAFIASEKSTGISFELIKSGKIESWQEIIENEKPDILILDISWPEQAMEKYGDRLRATEISLNILPEIRTAYPSLPVICHTAKPDKELIEKAYKAGATFFVEKVGMSMPEVQVSLVYIIIYLLRRVQ; translated from the coding sequence ATGAAGGTCAAAGTCCTTTTATTAGACGATATTTTCAGTAGTCTTTTCAGAGACAAATTTTCGGCCAATCAACTTGTATGGGATGATAACTGGGTGGCATCCATAGAAGATGCCTTTATCGCTTCAGAGAAGAGTACGGGAATTTCGTTTGAACTTATTAAAAGCGGCAAGATCGAATCATGGCAGGAGATAATTGAAAATGAAAAACCCGATATTCTTATTCTCGATATTTCCTGGCCTGAACAAGCTATGGAAAAATATGGAGACAGGTTGCGCGCTACTGAGATCTCGTTAAATATTCTTCCGGAAATACGAACTGCTTATCCCTCCCTACCTGTTATTTGCCATACAGCAAAGCCGGATAAGGAGTTGATTGAAAAGGCTTACAAAGCAGGGGCAACATTTTTTGTAGAAAAAGTCGGTATGTCAATGCCCGAGGTTCAGGTTTCCTTAGTATATATTATTATTTATCTTTTAAGGCGGGTTCAATAA
- a CDS encoding 4Fe-4S dicluster domain-containing protein gives MKVIKIDKTDWAEGLENLRDSYKLTGPAKGEKFYSFKELDNDEVPDLSYSNTRLSAKSIVFPHSEVMLKYTIDESKDDHHIMNEIDTDYSPRALIGLRPCDAKALTLVKLNFDTPDYKDPYWLKAYESTTFVGLACDDPCSTCFCTTAGSGPYNEEGLDLLLIDFDDHYLAKVITEKGGALLESAGWKTEAGDISNLESKKSDAEAKITSKIRTDKLKGKDTLEIYSAPFWEDVSFACLNCGTCTFVCPTCWCFDIQDEVHGNDGIRMRNWDSCMFPLFTLHTTGHNPRGEKVQRVRQRFMHKLKYFVDKYEKGIMCVGCGRCVRQCPVNIDIRSICEKMNSYEPAV, from the coding sequence ATGAAGGTCATAAAGATTGACAAAACAGATTGGGCCGAAGGTTTAGAAAACCTTAGAGACTCCTATAAGTTGACAGGACCGGCCAAAGGGGAAAAATTTTATAGCTTTAAGGAGCTAGATAATGATGAAGTGCCTGATCTGAGTTATTCAAACACACGTCTTTCGGCGAAATCAATTGTTTTCCCTCATTCGGAGGTGATGTTAAAATATACAATTGACGAGTCAAAAGATGATCACCACATAATGAATGAGATTGATACTGATTATTCACCACGGGCTTTAATAGGTTTAAGGCCTTGTGACGCCAAAGCATTAACACTGGTCAAACTAAATTTTGATACTCCCGATTATAAAGACCCTTACTGGCTTAAAGCCTATGAGTCCACGACATTTGTTGGTCTGGCATGTGATGATCCCTGCAGCACGTGTTTTTGTACCACTGCCGGCAGCGGCCCTTATAACGAGGAAGGGCTTGATCTGCTTCTAATCGACTTTGATGATCATTATCTTGCGAAAGTGATAACGGAAAAAGGGGGGGCTCTTTTAGAATCCGCCGGCTGGAAAACAGAAGCAGGTGATATATCAAATCTTGAATCAAAAAAAAGCGATGCTGAAGCCAAAATTACCTCTAAAATCAGAACTGATAAACTAAAAGGAAAAGATACCCTTGAAATTTATTCGGCGCCTTTTTGGGAGGATGTTTCTTTTGCATGTTTAAACTGTGGAACATGCACTTTTGTATGCCCCACATGCTGGTGCTTTGACATACAGGATGAAGTTCACGGCAATGACGGTATTCGCATGCGAAATTGGGACAGTTGCATGTTTCCCTTGTTTACACTTCATACAACCGGACATAACCCGAGGGGTGAAAAGGTTCAGAGAGTACGTCAGCGTTTTATGCACAAGCTGAAATATTTTGTGGATAAATATGAAAAGGGAATAATGTGTGTCGGATGCGGAAGGTGTGTTCGCCAATGTCCGGTAAATATTGACATACGCAGCATCTGTGAAAAGATGAACAGTTACGAACCTGCCGTGTAA
- a CDS encoding FAD/NAD(P)-binding protein, with amino-acid sequence MINPYLPYPVRIDDIDIATEDKSLKTFRFVFLNKEDEEKFTYEAGQFAELSIPGKGEIPIGIASSPVEKGFVTFTVNRAGLVTTHLHNMKVGDIMGIRGPLGNWYPWDRLEGKNILIIGGGFAFTTLRSSIIYLLHPDNRHKFGDVDVVYGARSPGMLLYREELAEWEKRDDIKMHITVDGTDDPDWKYNVGFVPTIVEQKAPSGNADSYAIICGPPIMIKFTQPVLEKLGYEHDHIIMSLENRMKCGIGMCGRCNIGKELVCKDGPVFTLAQINKTPKEY; translated from the coding sequence ATGATAAATCCATATCTGCCTTATCCGGTTCGCATTGATGATATTGATATTGCAACTGAAGATAAGAGCCTTAAAACATTTAGATTTGTTTTTTTAAATAAAGAAGATGAAGAAAAGTTCACGTATGAAGCCGGTCAATTTGCAGAACTTTCCATTCCAGGAAAGGGTGAAATACCTATAGGAATTGCTTCATCTCCCGTTGAAAAAGGTTTCGTCACATTTACGGTCAACCGGGCCGGCCTGGTAACCACCCATCTTCACAATATGAAAGTGGGAGACATTATGGGTATCCGAGGTCCATTAGGAAACTGGTATCCCTGGGACCGACTGGAGGGTAAAAATATTTTAATAATCGGTGGTGGATTTGCATTCACTACTTTACGCTCATCAATTATATACCTGCTTCACCCTGATAATAGACATAAATTTGGGGATGTCGATGTTGTTTACGGCGCCAGAAGCCCGGGGATGCTGCTTTACAGGGAAGAATTGGCGGAATGGGAGAAACGTGATGATATCAAGATGCATATAACAGTTGACGGCACGGATGATCCTGACTGGAAATATAACGTCGGCTTTGTTCCCACAATTGTTGAACAAAAAGCTCCGTCCGGCAATGCCGATTCTTATGCCATTATTTGCGGCCCTCCGATTATGATCAAATTTACCCAGCCTGTTCTGGAAAAACTTGGTTATGAACATGATCATATAATCATGTCCCTTGAAAACCGTATGAAGTGCGGTATAGGGATGTGCGGCAGGTGTAATATCGGAAAAGAGCTTGTGTGCAAGGATGGGCCTGTCTTTACCCTTGCTCAGATTAATAAAACCCCAAAGGAATATTAG
- a CDS encoding 4Fe-4S dicluster domain-containing protein, whose product MSGYIDKIQKISAQLLADKKVDMVIGFRKGTMPMINEPCTAKEPDDVGKFVWDSFCVMNLANYLTNRKEKIGIVAKGCDSRNIVNHIIENKIERDQLTIIGVPCTGMIDKNKVYSTIGKDIIEVKEEDDNILVKGRDFEKTINKSDVLRDNCAICIHRNPVIYDELVSDKVEEQKDVDRYEDVRKIEAMGSDEKWNFFDNLLAECIRCYACRNACPLCYCPTCFVDESRPQWVGKSQDPTDIKTFHLLRAYHCAGRCTDCGACVSACPMGIDVRQFTKKLEKDCFDLYGWEAGLTIDKRPPLDTFKPDDPEDFIK is encoded by the coding sequence ATGTCAGGATATATCGATAAGATACAAAAAATATCGGCTCAGCTTTTAGCAGATAAAAAAGTCGACATGGTTATAGGCTTTAGAAAAGGTACCATGCCGATGATTAACGAGCCCTGCACCGCAAAAGAACCGGATGATGTCGGCAAATTTGTCTGGGATAGTTTTTGTGTAATGAATCTTGCCAACTACTTGACCAACAGAAAAGAAAAAATTGGTATAGTGGCCAAGGGTTGTGATTCACGAAATATCGTTAATCATATTATTGAAAATAAAATCGAGCGTGATCAGCTTACAATTATCGGCGTCCCTTGTACTGGAATGATAGATAAAAATAAGGTGTATTCAACGATCGGTAAGGATATTATCGAGGTTAAAGAGGAAGATGATAATATTCTGGTTAAAGGCCGGGATTTTGAAAAAACAATTAATAAATCAGACGTGCTGAGAGATAATTGTGCTATTTGCATACATCGCAACCCGGTTATATATGATGAACTTGTTTCAGATAAAGTTGAAGAGCAAAAAGATGTGGATAGATACGAGGATGTCCGCAAAATAGAAGCAATGGGTTCTGATGAAAAGTGGAATTTTTTCGACAACCTTTTAGCTGAATGTATCCGCTGTTATGCCTGTAGAAATGCGTGCCCGCTATGTTATTGCCCCACATGTTTCGTGGATGAGTCAAGGCCCCAGTGGGTAGGCAAAAGCCAGGACCCAACGGATATAAAGACATTCCATTTATTAAGAGCGTATCATTGCGCCGGCAGATGTACTGATTGCGGCGCATGTGTCAGCGCTTGCCCCATGGGTATTGATGTAAGGCAATTCACTAAAAAGCTTGAAAAAGATTGTTTTGATCTATACGGCTGGGAAGCAGGCTTGACCATTGATAAGCGGCCTCCGCTTGATACCTTTAAACCTGATGATCCGGAAGATTTTATAAAATAA